One Pseudodesulfovibrio cashew DNA window includes the following coding sequences:
- a CDS encoding BMC domain-containing protein, with protein MLKALGMIETRGLVGAVEAADAMVKAANVELVGREQVGGGLVTVLVRGDVGAVKAAVDAGCVAAKNVGELVSVHVIPRPHDEVEMILPR; from the coding sequence ATGTTGAAAGCTTTGGGTATGATTGAAACCCGTGGACTGGTTGGCGCAGTTGAGGCGGCAGACGCCATGGTCAAGGCCGCCAATGTCGAGTTGGTGGGCCGTGAACAGGTCGGCGGCGGTCTGGTAACCGTCCTGGTCCGTGGTGACGTGGGCGCGGTCAAGGCCGCAGTGGACGCCGGCTGCGTCGCCGCCAAGAACGTAGGCGAGCTGGTCAGCGTGCATGTCATTCCCCGTCCCCACGATGAAGTTGAAATGATTCTTCCCAGATAG
- a CDS encoding 4Fe-4S dicluster domain-containing protein, producing the protein MREQIIEKIREAGVVGAGGAGLPTHVKAGATVEAVLVNGASCEPLLMSDPYLLEAEIDTVVQGLETVMDCVGAKRGIICLKGKHAKAMEAVRARVARDASGRLEVFELADFYPAGDEQVLVREVLGKTIPERGLPLQVGAVVSNVESLYNVALAMEGKPVTHRYVTVTGEVAKPMVVKVPVGALVSDVLDFAGGPTIADYKVVDGGPMMGRVLPDTDQPVTKTTSGLIVLPPDHNVVAPKIMSPERIRRISNTICCQCTRCTDLCPRNLLGHSLHPHKLMRVLHSNIMETEVAKEALLCSECGVCEKFACPMGVSPREVNAQIKQVLMANRVAWEAGDKTYRNNPFRSHRAVPTKRLIQRLNLVKYDGHPSFAGEMPVSRVSIPLHQHIGAPSVCVVGEGDSVHRGDLLGEMPENAMAARVHASIDGKVESIADGKVIIKA; encoded by the coding sequence ATGCGAGAACAGATCATAGAGAAGATACGGGAAGCTGGCGTGGTTGGCGCCGGCGGTGCCGGTCTGCCCACCCACGTCAAGGCCGGAGCCACCGTGGAGGCGGTCCTGGTCAACGGCGCTTCCTGCGAGCCGCTTTTGATGAGCGATCCGTACCTGTTGGAGGCGGAGATCGACACTGTGGTGCAGGGCCTTGAGACCGTCATGGACTGCGTGGGCGCCAAGCGGGGCATCATCTGCCTCAAGGGCAAGCACGCCAAGGCCATGGAGGCGGTCCGTGCACGCGTGGCCAGGGATGCCTCGGGTCGGCTGGAGGTCTTCGAGCTGGCGGACTTCTATCCTGCGGGCGACGAGCAGGTGCTCGTGCGCGAAGTCCTGGGCAAGACCATCCCGGAGCGCGGCCTGCCCTTGCAGGTGGGCGCGGTGGTGAGCAATGTGGAATCCCTGTACAATGTGGCCCTGGCCATGGAGGGCAAGCCTGTCACCCACCGCTATGTGACCGTCACCGGAGAGGTGGCGAAGCCCATGGTCGTCAAGGTGCCCGTGGGCGCGCTGGTCTCCGACGTGCTGGATTTCGCGGGCGGTCCCACCATCGCCGACTACAAGGTGGTGGACGGCGGCCCCATGATGGGGCGGGTACTTCCCGACACCGATCAGCCGGTGACCAAAACCACCAGCGGCCTGATCGTGCTGCCGCCGGACCACAACGTGGTGGCCCCCAAGATCATGTCGCCCGAGCGTATCCGGCGCATCAGCAATACCATCTGCTGCCAGTGCACCCGGTGCACGGATCTGTGCCCGCGCAATCTGCTTGGGCACTCCCTGCACCCGCACAAGCTCATGCGCGTGCTCCACTCAAACATCATGGAAACCGAAGTGGCCAAGGAGGCCCTGCTCTGTTCCGAGTGCGGCGTCTGCGAGAAGTTCGCCTGCCCCATGGGCGTGTCCCCCCGCGAGGTCAACGCGCAGATCAAGCAGGTGCTCATGGCCAACCGGGTTGCCTGGGAGGCCGGTGACAAGACGTACCGGAACAACCCGTTCCGGTCACACCGCGCCGTGCCGACAAAGCGCCTCATCCAGCGGCTGAACCTGGTCAAGTACGACGGCCATCCGTCTTTCGCGGGCGAGATGCCCGTGTCCCGGGTATCCATCCCGTTGCACCAGCATATCGGTGCGCCGTCCGTCTGCGTGGTGGGCGAGGGCGACTCTGTGCACAGGGGCGACCTGCTCGGCGAGATGCCCGAGAACGCCATGGCCGCCCGGGTCCACGCGAGCATTGACGGGAAGGTCGAGTCCATCGCGGACGGAAAAGTAATCATCAAGGCTTAA
- a CDS encoding BMC domain-containing protein, producing the protein MDTLGVVECKSIASGVAVADAMMKIADVELVRAGTICSGRYMIYVSGTRAAVDASVNEAGESGRALKGAFVISGVSDQVLSALRKESPVNPADALAVIECRCVSAGINAADVAVKRSDAILARLVTGQGINGKSYFVLSGDVASVREAVEAAEVALGTELIEAVVIPRPDASVVNSLVKGVR; encoded by the coding sequence ATGGATACGCTGGGTGTCGTCGAGTGCAAAAGCATCGCCTCCGGCGTGGCCGTGGCGGACGCGATGATGAAGATCGCCGATGTGGAGCTTGTCCGCGCCGGGACCATCTGCTCGGGCCGCTACATGATCTACGTCTCGGGCACTCGGGCGGCTGTGGACGCGTCGGTCAACGAGGCCGGGGAGTCCGGTCGTGCGCTCAAGGGCGCCTTTGTCATCTCCGGGGTTTCCGACCAGGTCCTCTCTGCCCTGAGGAAGGAGTCTCCGGTGAACCCGGCGGACGCCCTGGCCGTGATCGAGTGTCGTTGCGTCTCCGCAGGCATCAACGCGGCCGACGTCGCGGTCAAGCGGTCGGACGCCATTTTGGCCAGGCTGGTGACGGGGCAGGGCATCAACGGCAAATCCTATTTCGTGTTGAGCGGCGACGTGGCCTCCGTGCGTGAAGCGGTGGAGGCGGCCGAGGTCGCGCTGGGTACGGAGCTCATTGAGGCGGTTGTGATCCCAAGACCGGACGCCTCGGTCGTAAACTCCCTTGTCAAAGGGGTGAGGTAG
- a CDS encoding DMT family transporter, whose protein sequence is MDWNAFRKTQAAGYLFIILGIINWSGNFVVARGMADTVEPATLNLLRWVGATIVFLPFGIRALWRERVQALRMWKELSILALTGISLYDTVVFMAGQTTEALNMSLIATLSPLFTALVAQFMFKEKLGQNMYAGIVLSTFGVVLLVTDGDLSRLLTLEFAHGDILILCSALMSAAYNTLVNKVAGKISQISLFMAMCLLGTLYILPIYLWETGGQWVMPQFTNEVIISVGYLAIFASVLCFLFWNAAVQIIGAPKAMLFYYTLPPISALAAWLVIDEPVNRNQILSGAIILAGILFALYGGKFKKQRLEERYDQPSEITH, encoded by the coding sequence ATGGACTGGAACGCATTCAGGAAAACGCAGGCCGCAGGCTACCTTTTCATCATACTCGGCATCATCAACTGGAGCGGCAACTTCGTGGTCGCCAGGGGGATGGCTGATACCGTGGAACCCGCCACCCTGAACCTCCTCCGCTGGGTGGGGGCCACAATCGTCTTTTTGCCATTCGGGATACGCGCGCTCTGGCGTGAACGAGTTCAGGCGCTTCGCATGTGGAAGGAGTTGTCCATCCTCGCCCTGACCGGCATCTCCCTGTACGACACGGTGGTGTTCATGGCCGGTCAGACCACCGAGGCCCTGAACATGTCGCTCATCGCCACCCTCTCCCCGCTTTTCACCGCTCTTGTGGCCCAGTTCATGTTCAAGGAGAAACTCGGCCAGAACATGTATGCCGGCATCGTGCTCAGCACCTTCGGCGTCGTTCTTCTGGTTACCGACGGCGACCTGAGCCGTCTGCTGACCCTGGAGTTCGCCCACGGGGACATCCTGATCCTCTGTTCGGCGCTCATGTCCGCAGCCTACAACACCCTGGTCAACAAGGTCGCCGGCAAGATCAGCCAGATATCCCTGTTCATGGCCATGTGCCTGCTCGGGACCCTCTACATCCTGCCCATTTATCTGTGGGAGACGGGCGGCCAGTGGGTCATGCCCCAATTCACCAATGAGGTGATCATCTCCGTGGGCTATCTCGCCATATTCGCCTCCGTCCTGTGCTTCCTCTTCTGGAACGCGGCCGTACAGATCATCGGCGCTCCCAAGGCCATGCTCTTCTACTACACCCTGCCCCCCATCAGCGCCCTGGCGGCCTGGCTGGTCATCGACGAGCCCGTCAACCGCAACCAGATCCTCAGCGGCGCAATAATTCTTGCAGGAATACTGTTCGCTCTCTATGGTGGCAAATTCAAAAAGCAACGCCTGGAGGAACGGTATGATCAACCCTCTGAGATCACTCACTGA
- a CDS encoding EutP/PduV family microcompartment system protein produces the protein MKRFMFIGETNSGKSGLIRALSGESYSPRRAMAVEFFGRYVNTPGEFLENSRYYHALITSSADCAVLVLVQDATSPTSLFPPLFAPIFNRPVVGVVTRSEEPGAAPDRAERFLRSAGVRRVVRTDFRNGTGFDLLDAMLSDQSA, from the coding sequence GTGAAGCGCTTCATGTTCATCGGTGAGACGAACTCGGGCAAGAGCGGCCTGATCCGCGCTCTGTCTGGTGAGTCCTATTCCCCGCGACGCGCCATGGCGGTCGAGTTCTTCGGACGATACGTCAACACGCCCGGGGAGTTTCTCGAGAACAGCCGCTACTACCATGCCCTGATCACCTCTTCGGCTGATTGCGCCGTCCTGGTTCTGGTCCAGGACGCCACGAGTCCCACCAGTCTTTTCCCGCCCCTGTTCGCGCCCATCTTCAATCGGCCCGTGGTGGGAGTGGTGACGAGATCGGAAGAGCCGGGGGCGGCTCCGGATCGCGCCGAGCGGTTCCTGCGGAGCGCGGGGGTACGCCGGGTAGTGCGTACGGATTTTCGGAACGGAACCGGTTTCGATTTACTCGACGCCATGCTTTCCGACCAGTCGGCATGA
- a CDS encoding sigma-54 interaction domain-containing protein encodes MSKPSYDDLYTNCSELTKRLEKYEKVKLELQASQRQLTRLFNNLPGMAYRCSLDENLRPTLEFVSKGCIELFGVLPEYFTAKRNNVMETMAHPDDLASMRKEQDAAIAGKRPYKMLYRVIPDDNTLKWIWDQGECVYDDDGTPLYLEGITIDISAQKMREFELLHENQKLQETLEDRYRFGSIIGKSPGMREVFKLIMKASKSNANVIILGETGTGKDLVAQTIHEQTGLNGPYVPVNCGAIPANLMESEFFGHKRGAFSGATSDRKGYLAAADGGTLFLDEVGEIDLALQVKLLRALESKLFTPVGASEPMSSNFRLIAATNRDLAQMVKEGRMRSDFFFRLHVLPIRVPPLRERLEDLPLLCAEFMSRFLGEDASAPPIPGKIRAAFDVHSWPGNVRELQNVLERYVTFGEMVLSDFGIEAADSPHDMNEALAAAEVCNTLTDAMDAVERHIILKALERNQWRKGLTAADLGLNMRTMQRKLKKYGI; translated from the coding sequence ATGAGCAAGCCATCATACGACGACTTATACACTAATTGCAGTGAGTTAACAAAGCGTCTTGAAAAATACGAGAAGGTCAAGCTGGAGCTTCAAGCCAGCCAGCGGCAGCTGACGAGGCTGTTCAACAACCTCCCCGGCATGGCCTACCGCTGCTCCCTTGACGAAAACCTCCGCCCGACGCTGGAGTTCGTCAGCAAGGGTTGCATCGAATTATTCGGCGTGCTTCCGGAATACTTCACCGCAAAGCGGAACAACGTCATGGAGACCATGGCGCACCCGGACGATCTGGCCAGCATGCGCAAGGAACAGGACGCGGCCATCGCTGGCAAACGCCCATACAAGATGCTCTACCGGGTCATCCCGGACGACAACACCCTCAAATGGATCTGGGACCAGGGCGAGTGCGTATACGACGATGACGGCACCCCCCTGTACCTGGAAGGCATCACCATCGACATCAGCGCACAGAAGATGCGCGAGTTCGAACTGCTCCACGAAAATCAGAAGCTCCAGGAAACCCTTGAAGACAGATACCGCTTCGGCAGCATCATAGGCAAGAGCCCGGGCATGCGGGAGGTCTTCAAGCTGATCATGAAGGCGTCCAAAAGCAACGCCAACGTCATCATCCTGGGTGAAACCGGCACCGGCAAGGACCTGGTCGCCCAGACCATCCACGAACAGACGGGACTGAACGGCCCTTACGTGCCGGTCAACTGCGGCGCCATTCCCGCCAACCTCATGGAGAGTGAATTCTTCGGCCACAAGCGCGGAGCCTTTTCGGGCGCCACCTCGGACCGCAAGGGGTATCTTGCCGCCGCCGACGGCGGCACGCTGTTCCTGGACGAGGTGGGCGAGATCGACCTGGCCCTGCAGGTAAAGCTGCTCCGGGCCCTGGAGAGCAAGCTGTTCACCCCGGTGGGCGCCAGCGAACCCATGTCCTCCAACTTCCGCCTCATCGCGGCCACCAACCGCGACCTCGCCCAGATGGTCAAGGAAGGGCGAATGCGCTCCGACTTCTTCTTCCGGCTGCATGTGCTGCCGATCCGCGTCCCTCCCCTCAGGGAACGGCTCGAAGACCTGCCCCTCCTGTGCGCGGAATTCATGTCCCGATTCCTGGGCGAAGACGCCTCGGCCCCCCCCATCCCGGGAAAAATCCGGGCCGCTTTCGACGTCCACTCATGGCCCGGCAATGTCCGTGAATTGCAAAATGTGCTCGAACGCTACGTCACGTTCGGCGAGATGGTCTTAAGCGACTTCGGCATAGAGGCTGCGGACAGTCCGCACGACATGAACGAGGCCCTTGCCGCCGCCGAAGTCTGCAACACCCTCACCGATGCCATGGACGCGGTGGAGCGCCACATCATACTCAAGGCCCTGGAACGCAACCAGTGGAGAAAAGGCCTGACGGCCGCGGACCTTGGACTGAATATGCGCACCATGCAACGAAAGCTGAAAAAATACGGCATCTAA
- a CDS encoding YitT family protein: MINPLRSLTDSLAWNVFLLGLGAFIYVLGYNGIAAHHGFVPGALYGLAVVGNNFSPDLSLAYWYFFLNVPLFLMAWRGVSRRFFFLNLFTMAMVTLLTPYIHLDFGIRNEMYAAISAGAIMGAGCGIILRTYGGGGGLDVLAVILNQKYGVRFGVFYFFINASVMGVALSRYTPDKIIASLVMLFISSVLTEYVLSLFNQRKAVRILTQKGQELVHHITNVRKVTATVFQGKGGYTGKNVDMVFSVTDNLRLRSLEQAVFEVDPEAIFIVENTFSVVGGTIARRKQY; this comes from the coding sequence ATGATCAACCCTCTGAGATCACTCACTGATTCACTGGCATGGAACGTATTCCTGCTCGGGCTGGGGGCCTTCATCTACGTGTTGGGCTACAATGGCATCGCCGCGCACCACGGCTTTGTCCCGGGAGCGCTCTACGGCCTCGCCGTTGTCGGCAACAACTTCTCCCCTGACCTCTCCCTGGCCTACTGGTACTTCTTCCTCAACGTACCGCTCTTCCTCATGGCCTGGCGCGGAGTCAGCCGACGTTTCTTTTTCCTGAACCTCTTCACCATGGCCATGGTCACCCTGCTGACCCCATACATACACCTTGATTTCGGCATCAGGAACGAGATGTATGCGGCCATCAGCGCGGGCGCGATAATGGGCGCAGGCTGCGGCATCATTTTGAGGACATACGGAGGCGGAGGCGGCCTGGACGTCCTCGCGGTCATTCTCAACCAGAAGTACGGGGTGCGCTTCGGAGTGTTTTATTTCTTCATCAACGCTTCGGTCATGGGCGTTGCCCTCAGCCGCTACACCCCGGACAAGATCATCGCCTCCCTTGTCATGCTGTTCATCTCCTCGGTCCTGACCGAGTATGTCCTCTCCCTGTTCAACCAGCGCAAGGCCGTACGCATCCTGACCCAGAAAGGACAGGAACTGGTGCACCACATCACCAACGTGCGCAAGGTTACCGCTACGGTATTTCAGGGCAAGGGCGGCTATACGGGAAAGAACGTGGACATGGTCTTCTCGGTCACCGACAACCTGCGCCTGCGCTCGTTGGAGCAGGCCGTCTTCGAGGTAGACCCCGAAGCCATCTTCATCGTGGAGAACACCTTCAGCGTGGTTGGCGGCACCATTGCCCGGCGCAAACAGTACTAG
- the eutJ gene encoding ethanolamine utilization protein EutJ encodes MDFSVVDRKLSALERCLTETVPVSADERLRVGVDLGTAYIVVVVLNDAGDPVACAMEFARVVKDGLVVDYIGATRIVRRLVDDLGRRLGRTLTRAAIAVPPLTGGKDCKTHRYVVEGAGLEVTGTLDEPTAANAVLGLENGVVVDIGGGTTGLSVLEAGEVVYVADEATGGTHVSLVLAGNYDLTLNEAEEFKMDRSRQAEVLSVVRPVIQKMASIVARHIDGRNVSSICLVGGTCCLEGLEGVMEKELGLPVFKPANPFLVTPMGIALNCA; translated from the coding sequence ATGGACTTCAGCGTTGTGGACCGCAAACTGAGCGCCCTGGAGCGTTGCCTGACGGAGACCGTGCCGGTGTCCGCCGACGAGCGCCTTCGCGTGGGCGTGGATCTCGGCACCGCCTACATCGTGGTGGTGGTCCTCAACGACGCCGGGGACCCCGTGGCCTGCGCCATGGAGTTCGCCCGGGTGGTCAAGGATGGCCTGGTGGTGGACTACATCGGTGCCACCCGTATCGTCCGCAGGCTCGTGGATGACCTTGGCCGACGCCTGGGCCGTACGCTGACCCGGGCGGCCATCGCCGTCCCGCCGCTGACCGGCGGAAAGGACTGCAAGACACACCGCTACGTGGTCGAGGGCGCGGGTCTCGAAGTGACCGGCACCCTGGACGAGCCCACTGCGGCCAACGCGGTACTCGGCCTCGAGAACGGGGTTGTCGTGGACATTGGCGGCGGAACCACCGGCTTGTCCGTTCTTGAAGCGGGCGAGGTCGTCTACGTGGCCGACGAAGCGACCGGCGGCACCCATGTTTCCCTTGTTCTGGCGGGCAATTATGACCTGACCCTGAACGAAGCCGAAGAATTCAAGATGGACCGAAGCCGTCAGGCCGAGGTCCTGTCCGTGGTCCGGCCCGTCATCCAGAAGATGGCCTCCATCGTGGCCCGTCATATCGACGGTCGGAACGTTTCCTCCATCTGTCTGGTGGGAGGCACCTGCTGCCTCGAGGGCCTGGAAGGGGTCATGGAGAAGGAACTCGGTCTTCCCGTCTTCAAACCGGCCAACCCGTTTCTCGTTACCCCGATGGGCATTGCCCTGAACTGCGCCTAG
- a CDS encoding BMC domain-containing protein codes for MKLRTIGCVELNSVALGMHVADEMIKAAEVELVMARPTCPGRYIVIVTGDVGAIQSSVETGCEIGGDMVVDWFTIPSVHPDVVPALSGTSLAPQVDALGVIETCTTASCILAADAAAKSGMVHLLEIRTAAGLGGKAFVTMTGDVASVQSSVESGVAGVGDAGPVHSHVVIPSPSKALKDQLL; via the coding sequence ATGAAGTTGCGTACGATCGGGTGCGTGGAACTGAACAGCGTCGCGCTCGGAATGCACGTCGCGGACGAAATGATCAAGGCCGCCGAGGTGGAGCTGGTCATGGCCCGTCCCACCTGCCCTGGACGATACATCGTCATCGTCACCGGAGATGTGGGCGCGATTCAGAGCTCGGTTGAAACAGGCTGCGAGATCGGCGGCGACATGGTGGTGGACTGGTTCACCATTCCCAGTGTCCACCCGGATGTCGTCCCGGCCCTGAGCGGCACCTCCCTTGCGCCGCAGGTGGACGCCCTGGGCGTCATCGAGACCTGCACCACCGCCTCCTGCATCCTGGCGGCCGATGCCGCGGCCAAGTCCGGTATGGTCCATCTGCTGGAGATCCGCACCGCCGCCGGGCTGGGCGGCAAGGCCTTCGTGACCATGACCGGCGACGTGGCCTCGGTGCAGTCCTCAGTGGAGTCCGGCGTGGCCGGCGTCGGCGACGCAGGGCCCGTTCACAGTCATGTGGTCATCCCGTCTCCGAGTAAGGCGCTCAAGGATCAGCTTCTCTAA
- a CDS encoding BMC domain-containing protein, with protein sequence MSLNALGMIETKGLVGAVEAADAMVKAANVTLVGKTQVGGGLVTVMVRGDVGAVKAAVDAGAAAAKNVGELISVHVIPRPHSEVETILPSAEG encoded by the coding sequence ATGTCCCTCAACGCACTCGGAATGATCGAGACCAAAGGTCTGGTGGGCGCAGTGGAAGCCGCTGACGCCATGGTCAAGGCTGCCAACGTCACCCTGGTCGGCAAGACTCAGGTGGGCGGCGGTCTGGTGACCGTGATGGTTCGTGGAGATGTCGGCGCCGTCAAGGCTGCCGTTGATGCCGGCGCTGCCGCCGCCAAGAACGTGGGCGAACTGATCAGCGTTCACGTCATCCCCCGTCCCCACAGCGAGGTGGAGACCATTCTGCCCTCCGCCGAAGGCTAA
- a CDS encoding EutN/CcmL family microcompartment protein, with the protein MKIGKVIGNVWATRKEESLRGLKLMVVQPVGADEAGERASFVAVDCVSAGIGETVLVTLGSSARKALANPESPVDAAIVGIIDGCDEA; encoded by the coding sequence ATGAAGATCGGCAAAGTGATCGGCAATGTCTGGGCCACCCGCAAGGAGGAATCCCTGCGCGGCCTCAAACTGATGGTTGTGCAGCCGGTTGGCGCGGACGAAGCGGGGGAGCGTGCCAGCTTTGTCGCCGTGGACTGTGTCAGCGCCGGTATCGGCGAGACCGTGCTGGTGACCCTGGGCAGCTCCGCGCGCAAGGCGCTGGCGAACCCGGAATCACCCGTGGACGCGGCCATCGTGGGCATTATCGACGGCTGCGACGAGGCCTAG
- the pduL gene encoding phosphate propanoyltransferase produces the protein MNEKVINEILGGVIQTLVDQLKGEGVSLPTDCAVSGETIPVELSARHAHLSEADAMELFGHPLTPARDLSQPGQFLAKERVRLIGPKGVMDNVAVLGPSRGSSQIEISQTDARILGVKAPVRQSGDIKDTPGIILASENSIVGLEQGVIVAARHIHMTPEDARRLCVSDNQLVSVRLDSGRPIILEDVLVRVNEQFKLSLHIDFDEGNGSGWHSKVTGRIVTRQ, from the coding sequence ATGAACGAGAAAGTCATCAACGAAATTTTGGGTGGAGTAATTCAGACGCTGGTGGACCAGTTGAAGGGCGAGGGCGTGTCCCTGCCGACCGACTGCGCAGTGTCCGGCGAAACCATCCCCGTGGAGCTGTCCGCGCGGCATGCCCACCTCAGCGAAGCCGACGCCATGGAGCTGTTCGGCCATCCCCTGACCCCAGCCCGCGACCTGTCCCAGCCCGGACAGTTCCTCGCCAAGGAGCGGGTCCGACTCATCGGCCCCAAGGGCGTCATGGACAACGTGGCGGTGCTCGGGCCCTCCCGCGGTTCCAGCCAGATCGAGATTTCCCAGACCGACGCCCGCATCCTGGGGGTGAAAGCCCCGGTGCGCCAGTCCGGCGACATCAAGGATACGCCAGGCATCATCCTGGCCTCCGAAAACTCCATCGTCGGCCTCGAACAGGGTGTGATCGTGGCCGCGCGCCACATCCACATGACCCCCGAGGACGCCAGGCGTCTGTGCGTCTCCGACAACCAGCTGGTGAGCGTGCGCCTTGACTCGGGGCGGCCCATCATCCTGGAGGACGTGCTGGTGCGGGTCAACGAGCAGTTCAAGCTGTCCCTGCACATCGACTTTGACGAAGGCAACGGTTCCGGTTGGCACTCCAAGGTGACCGGCCGCATCGTGACCAGGCAGTAG
- a CDS encoding BMC domain-containing protein, whose protein sequence is MPFQQEEAKQRIIQEYVPGRQITLAHVVASPQRSIYLKLGLDDDASGAIGIMTITPSEAVIIAADVATKAADVEIGFLDRFGGSLLFTGDVASVEASLRAVLDYFEANLHYTSVELTRS, encoded by the coding sequence ATGCCGTTTCAGCAGGAAGAAGCCAAACAGCGAATCATCCAGGAGTACGTGCCGGGTCGGCAGATCACGCTGGCCCATGTCGTCGCCAGTCCCCAGAGGAGCATCTACCTGAAGCTGGGCCTGGACGACGACGCGAGCGGGGCTATCGGCATCATGACCATCACCCCCAGCGAGGCCGTGATCATCGCTGCGGACGTGGCCACCAAGGCGGCGGACGTCGAGATAGGCTTCCTGGACCGCTTCGGCGGCTCCCTGCTCTTTACCGGTGACGTCGCCAGCGTGGAGGCCTCCCTGCGGGCCGTGCTCGACTATTTCGAGGCCAACCTGCACTACACTTCGGTGGAGCTGACCCGGTCGTAG
- a CDS encoding acetaldehyde dehydrogenase (acetylating) yields the protein MVDKDLLSMQEARSLVRAAKQAQADFARYDQERVDAIVKAIAEEAYVQAESLAALAVEETGFGKVQDKKTKNILASQGLIKAIEDMKTIGVLNDDKARKVVEVAVPIGVVAGIVPSTNPTSTTIYKSIISLKSGNAIVFTPHPSAKKCIGKTVEMIRGVLDRLGVCADMVSVMSVPTIQGSGELMRQADLILATGGPGMVKAAYSSGTPALGVGAGNVPAYVERTANVEDAVSKIMASKTFDNGTVCASEQSIVVDRVIADQVKAALIAQGGYFLQGEDLTKVKAVMERGNGTMNPAIVGRDAAHIAKLAGIEIPHGTRLLVSDEKGVGPKFPFSKEKLTQLIAFYVVEDWQEACELCHALLENGGVGHSLAIHSHNEEIIREFGMRKPVSRMLVNTPSTHGAVGLSTSLFPSFTLGCGAVGGSSTSDNVTPLNLMNVRRIAYDLGNTECPAPAAQSCGTNIDVQAITAMIVEQLKKMA from the coding sequence ATGGTAGACAAGGATTTGCTGTCCATGCAGGAGGCCCGCTCCCTGGTTCGCGCCGCAAAACAGGCCCAGGCCGATTTTGCCCGCTATGACCAGGAACGCGTCGACGCCATCGTCAAGGCCATTGCCGAGGAGGCATACGTCCAGGCCGAGTCCCTGGCCGCCCTGGCCGTGGAGGAGACCGGCTTCGGCAAGGTGCAGGACAAGAAGACAAAGAACATACTGGCCAGCCAGGGGCTGATCAAGGCCATCGAGGACATGAAGACCATCGGCGTCCTCAATGACGACAAGGCCCGCAAGGTCGTCGAGGTGGCCGTGCCCATCGGCGTGGTGGCGGGAATCGTTCCCTCGACCAACCCCACTTCCACGACCATCTACAAATCCATCATTTCCCTGAAGTCCGGCAACGCCATCGTCTTCACCCCGCACCCCAGCGCCAAGAAGTGCATCGGCAAGACCGTGGAGATGATTCGCGGTGTGCTGGACCGTCTGGGCGTGTGCGCGGACATGGTTTCGGTCATGAGCGTTCCCACCATCCAGGGGAGCGGCGAGCTCATGCGCCAGGCCGACCTGATTCTGGCCACCGGCGGACCCGGCATGGTCAAGGCGGCCTACAGCTCCGGCACCCCGGCTCTTGGCGTTGGCGCGGGCAATGTCCCCGCCTATGTGGAGCGCACCGCCAATGTCGAGGACGCCGTGTCCAAGATCATGGCTTCCAAAACGTTCGACAACGGCACGGTCTGCGCCTCGGAGCAGTCCATCGTCGTGGATCGAGTCATCGCCGACCAGGTCAAGGCGGCACTTATCGCCCAGGGCGGATACTTCCTCCAGGGCGAGGATCTGACCAAGGTCAAGGCGGTCATGGAGCGCGGCAACGGGACCATGAACCCCGCCATCGTGGGACGCGACGCAGCCCACATCGCCAAGCTGGCCGGGATCGAGATCCCGCACGGCACCAGACTGCTGGTCTCCGACGAGAAAGGCGTCGGTCCCAAGTTTCCCTTCTCCAAGGAGAAGCTCACCCAGCTCATCGCCTTTTACGTGGTCGAGGATTGGCAGGAAGCCTGCGAGCTGTGCCACGCCCTCCTGGAGAACGGCGGCGTGGGGCACTCCCTGGCTATCCACTCCCACAACGAGGAGATCATCCGCGAGTTCGGCATGAGAAAGCCGGTCTCCCGCATGCTCGTCAATACCCCGTCCACCCACGGAGCCGTGGGCCTGTCCACCTCGCTGTTCCCTTCCTTCACCCTGGGGTGCGGCGCGGTGGGGGGCAGCTCCACCTCCGACAACGTCACTCCGCTCAACCTCATGAACGTGCGGCGCATCGCCTACGACCTGGGGAACACGGAGTGCCCGGCCCCCGCTGCCCAGAGCTGCGGGACCAACATCGACGTTCAGGCCATCACCGCCATGATCGTCGAGCAACTGAAGAAGATGGCGTAA